The Arachis hypogaea cultivar Tifrunner chromosome 19, arahy.Tifrunner.gnm2.J5K5, whole genome shotgun sequence genome has a window encoding:
- the LOC112776355 gene encoding uncharacterized protein, whose protein sequence is MDNESERLNKSAPETEEEEEFKSTLHSAPSFEIYNTSHGEFGEDETYPGVVLLKRRESHGSGEFTFGGGGRKRMELIEEDAENERVGEKEKEDDDDDDFVDLEPPSPPMYLAAGLGVDATGFDANAVVGFENSLTHDDVLVPNLQESEDLEGYYKRMVDEYPYHPLILKKHAQILKSKGNLEEAAEYFYRATLAEPNDGEALMEYAKLLWEHHHDKDRAVVYFERAVQAAPKDSHVLAAYTSFLWETDDDDNEVGNDQTQSDKEKLKTEPVKPSNEGSYQVRPFVHISTGQEIDLADINTVDWSGDSDVADYLRTLVEENPNNLLVLKKYAQFLFQSKDPEAAEDFYSRAVLADPSDGEMISEYARLVWELHHDQEKASSLFEQAVQATPGNSNVLAAYTCFLWEIEDGES, encoded by the exons ATGGATAATGAGTCAGAGAGACTTAACAAGTCAGCACCAGAaacggaggaggaagaagagttcAAGTCAACCTTGCATTCAGCTCCATCATTTGAGATATACAACACCTCCCATGGAGAGTTTGGAGAAGATGAAACCTACCCTGGAGTGGTTTTGTTGAAGAGAAGGGAGAGCCATGGCAGTGGTGAATTCACCTTTGGTGGTGGTGGCAGAAAGAGGATGGAATTGATTGAGGAAGATGCAGAGAATGAGAGAGTTggtgaaaaagagaaagaagatgatgatgatgatgattttgttgATCTTGAACCACCAAGCCCACCCATGTATCTTGCAGCAGGGCTTGGTGTTGATGCAACTGGCTTTGATGCTAATGCTGTGGTTGGGTTTGAAAACTCTCTCACTCATGATGATGTGCTTGTTCCAAATTTGCAGGAGTCTGAGGATCTTGAAGGCTATTACAAGAGGATGGTTGATGAGTATCCTTACCACCCTTTGATTCTCAAGAAGCATGCCCAGATTCTGAAA TCTAAGGGAAATCTTGAAGAGGCTGCTGAGTACTTTTATCGTGCGACACTAGCAGAACCTAATGATGGTGAAGCCCTAATGGAATATGCAAAGCTTTTATGGGAACATCATCATGACAAGGATAGGGCAGTGGTCTATTTTGAACGTGCCGTTCAAGCTGCTCCTAAAGACAG TCATGTCCTTGCAGCATATACTAGTTTTCTCTGGGAGACAGATGATGATGACAATGAAGTTGGAAATGATCAAACTCAG AGTGATAAGGAAAAACTAAAGACTGAGCCTGTCAAGCCTTCCAATGAAGGAAGTTACCAAGTTCGTCCATTCGTGCATATTTCAACAGGACAAGAGATTGACTTAGCAGATATTAACACAGTTGATTGGAGCGGGGATAGTGATGTGGCAGATTATTTAAGAACGTTGGTTGAGGAGAATCCTAATAATCTATTGGTTCTGAAAAAGTATGCTCAGTTTCTATTTCAG TCCAAAGATCCAGAAGCAGCAGAGGATTTCTACTCGCGTGCAGTCTTAGCCGATCCCAGTGATGGTGAAATGATATCGGAATATGCTAGGCTTGTGTGGGAACTTCATCATGATCAGGAAAAGGCTTCATCTTTGTTTGAGCAAGCAGTTCAAGCTACACCTGGGAATAG CAATGTTCTTGCAGCATATACTTGCTTTTTGTGGGAAATAGAAGATGGAGAAAGCTGA
- the LOC112775260 gene encoding cytochrome P450 89A2, translating to METWLLVVVSACVCLLIRAIIITLTSSSHKSQARPRLPPGPPHIPIVTSVVWLAKSFSQIEPILVGLRAKYGPVITLRITTRPAIFVADRSLAHQALVQKGAVFSDRPPALTVSRILTCNQHNINSAPYGPTWRSLRRNLTTEMLHPNRIKSFSSVRRWVLDVLLNRLKSDSETTHSVRVIDHFHYAMFCLLVFMCFGEKLDEKQVKDVERVQRALLLAVNRFNVLNFWPIITRILFRNRWQEFFRLKEEQSDVLIPLIRARKCATEHRGGGGGDGGGDVVSYVDTLLDLELPEEKRKLNDEELVTLCSEFLSAGTDTTATALQWIMANVVKYPHVQQRLLEEIREVKGESREEVKEEELQRMPYLKAVVLEGLRRHPPGHFVLPHAVTEDVVLNGYLVPKKGTVNFMVAQIGWDPEVWEDPMAFKPERFLEKEKDFDITGNKEIKMMPFGAGRRICPGFNLAMLHLEYFVANLVWNFDWKVPDGETVDLSEKQEFTIVMKNPLHAHITSRI from the coding sequence ATGGAAACATGGTTGTTGGTGGTGGTTTCCGCATGCGTGTGTCTCCTCATCAGAGCAATAATAATAACTCTTACCAGCAGCAGTCACAAGAGCCAGGCCCGTCCTCGTCTTCCCCCGGGCCCACCACACATTCCTATCGTAACCAGTGTCGTCTGGCTCGCTAAATCATTCTCCCAAATCGAGCCCATCCTCGTCGGCCTTCGGGCCAAGTACGGGCCCGTCATCACACTCCGCATCACTACCCGGCCTGCCATCTTCGTGGCGGATCGCTCCCTGGCCCACCAGGCACTCGTCCAGAAGGGAGCCGTCTTCTCCGACCGGCCCCCTGCCCTAACCGTCTCCCGCATACTCACCTGCAACCAGCACAACATCAACTCCGCACCCTATGGCCCCACGTGGCGCTCCCTCCGCCGCAACCTCACCACTGAGATGCTGCACCCTAACCGCATCAAATCGTTCTCTTCAGTCCGTCGCTGGGTCCTCGACGTCCTCCTCAACCGCCTCAAGTCCGATTCCGAAACCACACACTCCGTCAGAGTCATCGATCATTTCCACTATGCCATGTTCTGCTTACTCGTCTTCATGTGCTTCGGCGAAAAGTTGGACGAAAAGCAAGTCAAGGACGTGGAGCGTGTTCAGCGAGCGTTGCTTCTTGCAGTTAATAGATTCAACGTCCTCAATTTCTGGCCAATAATCACTCGGATTCTCTTCCGGAATCGGTGGCAGGAGTTCTTTAGGCTTAAGGAGGAGCAGAGTGATGTCTTGATTCCGCTAATTAGGGCTAGAAAGTGTGCAACGGAACACCGCGGTGGTGGTGGCGGTGACGGTGGCGGTGATGTTGTTTCTTATGTGGATACTCTGTTGGATTTAGAGTTGCCGGAGGAGAAGCGGAAattgaatgatgaagaattggtgACGCTGTGTTCGGAGTTCTTGAGTGCCGGTACGGACACGACGGCCACGGCGCTGCAGTGGATTATGGCGAATGTGGTGAAGTACCCGCACGTGCAGCAGAGGCTTCTAGAAGAGATTAGAGAGGTGAAGGGTGAGAGTAGAGAGGAGGTGAAAGAGGAGGAGCTGCAGAGGATGCCGTACTTGAAGGCCGTGGTGTTGGAAGGGCTGCGGCGCCATCCTCCGGGGCACTTTGTGCTGCCGCATGCTGTGACGGAGGACGTGGTGTTGAATGGTTACTTGGTGCCGAAGAAAGGCACGGTGAATTTCATGGTGGCGCAGATAGGTTGGGATCCCGAGGTGTGGGAGGATCCCATGGCATTCAAGCCGGAGAGGTTCTTGGAGAAGGAGAAGGATTTCGATATCACGGGGAACAAGGAAATCAAGATGATGCCATTTGGAGCTGGGAGGAGGATCTGTCCTGGCTTTAATCTAGCAATGCTCCATTTGGAGTACTTTGTGGCCAATTTGGTTTGGAATTTCGATTGGAAGGTGCCCGATGGAGAAACCGTTGATTTGTCTGAAAAGCAGGAGTTTACTATTGTCATGAAGAATCCATTGCATGCTCATATTACTTCTAGGATCTGA
- the LOC112776050 gene encoding nuclear transport factor 2, with amino-acid sequence MATAYPFAVSAAQVGTYFVGQYYHVLQHKPELVFQFYSDASTMVRIDGNARETATAMLQIHALVMSLSYTGIEIKTAQSLDSWSGGVLVMVSGSVQLKDYSLRRKFMQTFFLAPQEKGYFVLNDIFHFVEEEPIHHHQAVFLAQNNLDSKLNAPTTNNPVSSYLLGGDLQAREFVTANEVKENGVVDNYGFAEQQIQRVHDSEHIQEQVVAEESHGSLQSTVHVVQDQVPAAEESSEEPLKQTYASILRVAKGQSAPVVASQPSQTNVSSLEWDNTPLSSNQQTTASTNALDRFGTDAAEEVPATEDEGYYEIKSVYVRNLSPAVSAADIEQEFKNFGRIRPDGVVIRSRKDVGVCYAFVEFEDMSGVHNAVKAGSVEVGGRQVYIEERRPNSNIPSRGGRRGRGRGSYQSDTQRGRYSSRNLGRESGQDGGEREYNRPKGNGFYRPSPRHERGYSVHQAPRNGHNHAEST; translated from the exons ATGGCCACTGCCTACCCCTTTGCCGTCAGTGCCGCCCAG GTTGGGACATACTTTGTGGGGCAGTATTACCATGTTCTTCAGCACAAGCCAGAGTTGGTGTTCCAGTTCTACTCTGATGCTAGCACCATGGTTCGAATTGATGGCAATGCTAGGGAGACTGCGACCGCGATGCTA CAAATCCATGCACTTGTTATGTCACTCAGTTATACCGGAATTGAAATCAAAACTGCACAATCTTTGGATTCTTGGAGTGGTGGTGTTCTTGTGATGGTTTCTGGATCTGTGCAACTTAAGGACTACAGTTTGAGGAGAAAATTTATGCAAACGTTCTTCCTTGCACCACAAGAAAAAGgatattttgttttaaatgacATTTTTCACTTTGTTGAAGAGGAACCAATTCATCATCACCAAGCAGTCTTTCTAGCTCAGAACAATCTTGATTCAAAATTGAATGCTCCTACCACAAATAATCCAG TCTCCAGCTACCTGCTTGGTGGAGATTTACAGGCAAGGGAGTTTGTCACTGCAAATGAGGTTAAGGAAAATGGCGTAGTTGATAATTATGGATTTGCAGAGCAACAAATTCAGCGCGTCCATGATTCTGAACATATTCAGGAGCAGGTTGTTGCTGAAGAGTCACATGGTTCACTTCAATCAACTGTCCATGTTGTGCAAGACCAGGTACCTGCTGCGGAAGAGTCTTCTGAGGAGCCTCTAAAACAAACTTATGCTTCCATA TTACGGGTGGCCAAAGGACAATCTGCACCAGTTGTAGCTTCTCAGCCATCGCAAACAAACGTGTCCTCCTTGGAATGGGATAATACCCCACTGAGTAGCAATCAACAAACAACTGCTTCAACTAATGCACTTGATAGGTTTGGAACTGATGCAGCTGAAGAGGTCCCTGCAACAGAAGATGAAGGTTATT ATGAAATCAAATCTGTTTATGTGAGAAACTTGTCACCTGCTGTCTCTGCTGCTGATATTGAACAGGAATTCAAGAATTTTGGTAGGATCAGGCCTGATGGTGTTGTCATAAGAAGCCGGAAG GATGTCGGTGTTTGCTATGCATTTGTTGAATTTGAAGATATGAGCGGCGTTCATAATGCAGTCAAG GCAGGATCTGTAGAGGTAGGAGGAAGACAAGTATACATCGAAGAGCGGAGACCAAACAGTAACATCCCTTCCCGTGGAGGAA GAAGAGGTAGAGGGAGGGGTAGCTATCAGTCAGATACCCAAAGAGGGCGTTACAGCTCGAGGAACCTCGGCAGGGAAAGTGGCCAAGATGGAGGTGAAAGAGAGTATAACAGACCGAAAGGAAATGGTTTCTATAGACCAAGTCCCCGCCACGAGAGAGGATATTCAGTGCACCAAGCACCAAGAAATGGTCACAATCATGCTGAGTCAACATAA